Proteins encoded in a region of the Gallalistipes aquisgranensis genome:
- a CDS encoding DNA/RNA non-specific endonuclease, producing MLREEPIPSPILPPIRSGPAGWNCPRSRTRPTVRLPPISSPIRGVRYGTTRSITTSKEKISYWVAYPLVPFYTSGIKRTDAWGYDPSFKSSVQPNLSSDYRTSGYDRGHQIPSADRLTNYEANKQTFYYTNMTPQMGVSFNQSVWGRLEEQVRGQMSKGDTLYVVTGAVLKIVGGNETVKYAKDKDGNSIAIPNYYFKVLLQQRSGGYKSIGMWYENRSGYASTPAVSETETVNEIERRTGFDFFVNLPSDIQESVEDQYSPQEWGY from the coding sequence ATTCTCCGGGAGGAACCGATCCCGAGCCCGATCCTGCCCCCGATCCGGTCAGGGCCCGCTGGCTGGAACTGCCCAAGATCGAGAACAAGGCCAACTGTACGGCTGCCTCCCATTTCTTCACCTATCAGGGGCGTCAGATACGGAACTACACGCTCTATTACGACAAGCAAGGAGAAGATCTCCTACTGGGTGGCCTATCCGCTGGTACCGTTCTACACCTCGGGTATCAAGCGGACGGATGCGTGGGGCTACGATCCGAGTTTCAAGTCGAGCGTACAGCCCAACCTGTCGAGCGATTACAGGACTTCGGGATACGACCGGGGCCATCAGATTCCCTCGGCCGACCGGCTCACCAATTACGAGGCCAACAAACAGACGTTCTACTATACGAACATGACGCCCCAGATGGGCGTGTCGTTCAACCAGAGCGTTTGGGGCAGGCTGGAAGAGCAGGTCCGCGGGCAGATGTCGAAGGGCGACACGCTCTACGTGGTGACCGGCGCCGTGCTGAAGATTGTGGGAGGTAACGAAACCGTGAAATATGCCAAGGACAAGGATGGAAATAGCATAGCCATTCCCAACTACTATTTCAAGGTGCTGTTGCAGCAGCGTTCGGGCGGCTACAAGTCGATCGGCATGTGGTATGAGAACCGAAGCGGTTACGCTTCGACCCCGGCCGTCAGCGAAACCGAGACCGTGAACGAAATCGAGAGACGGACAGGGTTCGACTTTTTCGTCAATCTGCCGTCCGATATTCAGGAAAGTGTGGAAGATCAGTACAGTCCTCAGGAGTGGGGGTATTAG
- a CDS encoding DUF5689 domain-containing protein, which translates to MRKFNLRNLLMAAAIVAASSFTGCNTEDVDYDTPYLKLSESSKTFDSSQSSYEFTVESNRPWKVTAEKDAQGVVPDWLRAQPDHGDGNGKFTVTVLALEGVDRQATLKVSTATVWEALRITQTGTISTTKLFYMSFGTAAPSSQPDGGWATPSNYTDWGDSGEGVTDATSFSGDCTLRGNSVSSGYTDASGGTNAYLGWDKYFQISNVSVSGGNQMDITFGCAYYDGSSDNVFKPEYITVEASADGGSTWLPVTYTSATTENDRWYFSSGSVVMPVGATNLDLRFKGALSSGQLRIDDVTIVAREAEEPTEPQVITGQASDVTSTTATLNGTYNFGTAATELGFEWKKSDEGDDAYQRVQGVGSVAFTAAVSGLSATTSYDYRAYAVVDGQTYYGEVKSFTSDAAGTVLLKESMGTEDVSSKPSVDSYAGWLKEGLGANGVTYTGVAADKVTVRTSSGGASKDYDGASGVNYVYFGSNQPNSFFVNGINAGGATHFSLTFGCNKYVYGASASDNVVTAADLQVFYSTTGTDDSYTQLTVPYSGIQGKWQLASVSFTTPAAAQNLWLKFTSHVNSAISIDDITLRTTDNVNIDPAPKVTTVTPATELGDNTATVGGSYTYTGSRTVDKVGVAYKKASDADFTEVDAAAVASSFTVALTGLTSGTTYDYKAYVKIGSDTYYGSEETFTTTGALSLLKISAIRAAAQNGEAVASGYIKAMVVSEASGKNLMSYQFVVEDGTEANSGIMINLAEQGATHTYVPGDMLNIKMTGVTYNIYNDLIQLKVPGANVEKLTETGTVTPVTITVDQMADYESMFVAIADAQVVVDDLSKKMGAGSINMETESGKRFVMYTKSSAAFADDLVPQKMGTAEGIVGNYKGTMQLQPRTMADLSGMNQERFGAPVEIAFGTAEFTATKGVANEALEGAYIEIPYTRASGSETYPNVVVTVTGAGMGTIPATINYNVASVTAGAGTIRIPVTGTPAAGEVNFSVAGISTEAITCSKTFEVAGNTWIEESFNSAATSSGSYSIRQSRDLLGLAGL; encoded by the coding sequence ATGAGAAAGTTTAACTTGAGAAACCTGCTGATGGCCGCGGCGATAGTTGCGGCGTCGAGTTTTACGGGTTGTAACACGGAGGATGTCGATTACGACACGCCGTACCTGAAACTGAGCGAGTCGTCGAAGACGTTCGATTCCTCGCAGAGTTCCTATGAGTTTACCGTGGAGAGCAACCGCCCGTGGAAGGTCACCGCGGAGAAGGATGCCCAGGGCGTGGTGCCCGACTGGCTGCGTGCCCAGCCCGACCACGGGGACGGCAACGGGAAATTTACCGTGACGGTGCTCGCACTGGAGGGCGTCGACCGCCAGGCTACGCTGAAGGTCTCGACCGCCACCGTGTGGGAGGCCCTGCGCATCACCCAGACCGGTACGATTTCGACCACCAAACTTTTCTACATGAGTTTCGGTACGGCCGCTCCCTCCTCCCAGCCCGACGGCGGCTGGGCCACCCCTTCCAACTATACGGACTGGGGTGATTCGGGCGAGGGCGTGACCGACGCCACCAGCTTCTCGGGCGACTGTACGCTGCGGGGCAATTCCGTCTCCTCGGGCTATACGGACGCGTCGGGAGGTACGAACGCCTACCTCGGATGGGACAAGTATTTCCAGATCAGCAACGTGTCCGTGAGCGGCGGCAACCAGATGGACATCACCTTCGGCTGTGCCTACTATGACGGAAGTTCGGACAATGTCTTCAAGCCCGAATACATCACCGTGGAGGCGAGCGCCGACGGCGGATCGACCTGGCTGCCCGTGACCTATACGTCGGCCACGACGGAGAACGACCGCTGGTATTTCAGTTCGGGTTCCGTGGTGATGCCGGTCGGTGCGACCAACCTCGACCTGCGCTTCAAAGGCGCCCTTTCGAGCGGACAGCTCCGCATCGACGACGTGACGATCGTGGCCCGCGAGGCCGAAGAGCCCACCGAGCCGCAGGTGATAACCGGTCAGGCCTCGGATGTGACTTCGACGACGGCCACTCTGAACGGTACCTATAATTTCGGAACCGCCGCTACCGAACTCGGTTTCGAATGGAAGAAATCGGACGAGGGCGACGATGCCTACCAGAGAGTGCAGGGCGTGGGTTCCGTGGCCTTTACGGCCGCCGTTTCCGGCCTGAGCGCGACCACTTCCTATGATTACAGGGCTTATGCCGTCGTGGACGGACAGACCTACTACGGCGAGGTGAAGAGTTTCACTTCGGATGCCGCCGGAACCGTGCTGCTCAAGGAGTCGATGGGAACGGAGGATGTTTCAAGCAAACCGTCGGTAGACAGCTATGCCGGTTGGCTGAAAGAGGGTCTCGGGGCCAACGGAGTTACTTATACGGGTGTTGCCGCTGACAAGGTGACTGTGCGCACTTCTTCTGGCGGTGCATCGAAGGATTACGACGGAGCTTCGGGCGTTAACTATGTCTATTTCGGCAGCAACCAGCCCAACTCGTTCTTCGTGAACGGCATCAATGCCGGCGGAGCCACCCACTTCAGCCTGACGTTCGGCTGCAACAAATACGTCTACGGGGCTTCCGCTTCGGACAACGTGGTGACGGCGGCCGATTTGCAGGTATTTTACAGCACGACCGGGACCGACGATTCCTACACGCAGCTGACCGTTCCCTATTCGGGCATTCAGGGCAAGTGGCAGCTCGCGTCGGTATCCTTTACGACGCCTGCCGCCGCGCAGAATCTCTGGCTGAAATTCACGTCCCATGTCAATTCGGCCATCAGCATCGACGACATCACCCTGCGTACGACCGACAACGTCAATATAGATCCCGCACCGAAGGTGACGACCGTGACGCCGGCCACGGAGCTGGGCGACAATACGGCCACCGTGGGCGGAAGCTACACCTACACGGGCAGCCGGACGGTCGACAAGGTCGGCGTGGCCTACAAGAAAGCCAGCGACGCCGACTTCACCGAAGTGGATGCGGCTGCGGTGGCCTCTTCCTTTACCGTGGCCCTGACGGGTCTGACCAGCGGGACCACTTATGACTACAAGGCATACGTGAAGATCGGATCGGACACCTATTACGGCAGTGAGGAGACCTTCACCACGACCGGGGCGCTCTCCCTGCTGAAAATATCCGCGATCCGTGCTGCTGCCCAGAACGGGGAGGCGGTCGCTTCGGGCTATATCAAGGCGATGGTCGTGTCGGAAGCCAGCGGCAAGAATTTGATGAGCTATCAGTTCGTGGTGGAAGACGGCACGGAGGCGAACAGCGGTATCATGATCAATCTGGCCGAGCAGGGTGCTACGCACACCTATGTGCCGGGCGACATGCTGAACATCAAGATGACCGGCGTGACTTATAATATATACAATGATCTGATCCAGTTGAAGGTTCCCGGCGCCAATGTCGAGAAACTGACGGAAACGGGGACGGTGACTCCGGTAACCATTACGGTGGACCAGATGGCCGATTACGAATCCATGTTCGTGGCGATTGCCGATGCCCAGGTCGTGGTGGACGATCTTTCGAAGAAGATGGGGGCCGGTAGTATCAATATGGAGACGGAAAGCGGCAAGCGTTTCGTCATGTACACCAAATCCTCGGCTGCTTTCGCCGACGATCTCGTTCCGCAGAAGATGGGAACGGCGGAAGGTATCGTGGGCAATTACAAGGGGACCATGCAGCTCCAGCCCCGCACGATGGCCGATCTTTCCGGTATGAATCAGGAGCGGTTCGGCGCTCCGGTGGAGATCGCCTTCGGAACAGCCGAGTTTACCGCCACCAAGGGAGTTGCGAACGAGGCGCTCGAAGGAGCCTATATCGAAATTCCCTATACGCGAGCCTCGGGCAGCGAGACCTATCCCAATGTGGTGGTGACGGTGACCGGTGCCGGTATGGGTACGATTCCGGCCACGATCAACTATAACGTTGCGAGCGTGACGGCCGGTGCAGGCACGATCCGGATTCCCGTGACGGGCACTCCCGCGGCGGGTGAAGTGAACTTCTCCGTGGCCGGCATTTCAACTGAGGCCATAACCTGTTCGAAGACGTTTGAAGTTGCGGGAAATACATGGATCGAAGAATCGTTTAATAGTGCAGCGACATCGTCGGGATCATATAGCATAAGACAATCACGGGATCTACTGGGATTAGCTGGTCTTTAG
- a CDS encoding DMT family transporter, with translation MESTKNRYHVDLVFSNLFFGINFSYYVSLIKHYVFFQDLFFLQIAASALFFIPFALFSRRYRRVRLTRSDVWRILLVTLLIVYGNMYMVLWGAKYTNPIDASTIATLGPAFTLVAAALLVRRRVSWVQLVGVALSVAGAAILIFDKGILITRGSEAFGNVLVLVSVISVAVNTVIIKPVLVKLGTLTVMGWYYIIGLVITAPFFAKGTFSNYYFALPPNALLEIAYILILGTILPSYLLYRGTEKLTSVHTALYRYIQPVVATLLALARGQERIDRSNIISAILIFTGIILVVAAYESVLLHVRNYFRDRRGIPGPAPEANPLADGATPAVEIPAGTAVSPAESSPAPPHPAKRKRPAPPNGPAK, from the coding sequence ATGGAGAGCACAAAAAACCGCTATCATGTCGATCTCGTCTTTTCCAACCTGTTTTTCGGGATCAACTTCTCCTATTACGTGTCGCTCATCAAACACTACGTATTTTTTCAGGACCTCTTTTTCCTTCAGATAGCCGCCTCCGCCCTCTTCTTCATCCCGTTCGCCCTCTTTTCCCGCCGTTACCGACGGGTCAGGCTCACCCGCAGCGACGTCTGGCGCATCCTGCTGGTCACCCTGCTGATCGTCTACGGCAACATGTACATGGTGCTTTGGGGCGCCAAATACACCAACCCCATCGACGCTTCGACCATCGCCACCCTCGGCCCGGCCTTCACGCTGGTGGCGGCGGCCCTGCTCGTGCGGCGCCGCGTATCGTGGGTACAGCTGGTCGGGGTGGCCCTCTCCGTCGCGGGAGCCGCCATCCTCATTTTCGACAAAGGCATCCTCATCACCCGGGGCAGCGAGGCGTTCGGCAACGTGCTGGTATTGGTGAGCGTCATCAGCGTGGCTGTCAATACGGTAATCATCAAACCGGTGCTGGTCAAACTGGGCACCCTCACGGTCATGGGGTGGTACTATATCATAGGTCTGGTCATCACGGCCCCCTTCTTCGCCAAAGGGACCTTTTCGAACTACTATTTCGCCCTGCCGCCCAATGCCCTGCTGGAGATCGCCTATATCCTCATCCTGGGAACGATCCTCCCATCCTACCTGCTCTACCGCGGCACGGAGAAACTCACCTCCGTCCACACGGCCCTCTACCGCTATATCCAGCCCGTAGTGGCCACACTGTTGGCCCTGGCCCGGGGGCAGGAACGGATCGACCGTTCGAACATCATCTCCGCCATTCTGATTTTCACGGGCATCATCCTCGTGGTGGCCGCCTATGAAAGCGTACTGCTGCATGTCCGGAACTATTTCCGCGACCGGCGCGGCATCCCCGGACCGGCACCGGAGGCGAATCCCCTCGCGGACGGAGCAACGCCGGCGGTGGAAATACCGGCAGGCACGGCTGTATCCCCGGCCGAATCCTCTCCGGCACCGCCGCACCCCGCAAAAAGGAAACGCCCCGCCCCACCGAACGGCCCCGCAAAATAA
- a CDS encoding acyl-CoA thioesterase, protein MVKTDIQIRFADVDILGHVNNVNLQHFFDVGKSDFFRRIMHIGLVWKGLGLITASTQTSYFDQTRLDDRVYVETQAEKVGNKSITLLQRLVDAPTGRVNAESRTVLVAFDFARQESVPVPDRWREAIESGMAGRQR, encoded by the coding sequence ATGGTAAAGACAGATATTCAGATACGTTTTGCGGACGTGGATATTCTTGGACACGTCAACAATGTCAATCTTCAGCACTTTTTCGATGTGGGGAAGAGCGACTTTTTCCGGCGGATCATGCACATCGGGTTGGTGTGGAAGGGGTTGGGGCTGATTACGGCCTCGACCCAGACATCCTATTTCGACCAGACGAGGCTCGACGACCGCGTCTATGTGGAGACGCAGGCCGAAAAGGTGGGTAACAAGAGCATTACGCTTCTGCAGCGTCTGGTGGATGCTCCCACGGGACGGGTGAATGCGGAGAGCCGTACGGTGCTCGTGGCCTTCGATTTCGCCCGGCAGGAGTCGGTGCCCGTGCCCGACCGCTGGCGTGAGGCGATCGAGTCGGGAATGGCCGGGAGGCAGCGGTAG
- a CDS encoding L-threonylcarbamoyladenylate synthase, which produces MEEEIARALEVLRKGGVILYPTDTVWGIGCDATNERAVQRIYELKRSENKKGMLVLMASADQTARYVDKAPEVAWQLMEVADKPLTLILPGAVGVAPNLIPEEGTLGVRVPRHAFCEGLLRRLGRPLVSTSANLSGEPAPASFGDISQEIRDGVDYAVDPRCEGDATGRASSIILLGEGGEVKIIRE; this is translated from the coding sequence ATGGAAGAAGAGATCGCACGTGCGCTGGAGGTGCTCCGCAAGGGCGGAGTGATCCTCTATCCCACGGACACGGTGTGGGGAATCGGCTGCGACGCCACGAACGAACGGGCCGTACAGCGGATTTACGAACTGAAACGGTCGGAGAACAAGAAGGGAATGCTGGTGCTGATGGCCTCGGCCGACCAGACGGCCCGGTATGTCGATAAGGCGCCCGAGGTGGCCTGGCAGTTGATGGAGGTGGCCGACAAACCTCTCACTCTGATCCTGCCGGGGGCTGTGGGCGTGGCCCCGAACCTGATTCCCGAGGAGGGAACGCTCGGGGTGCGGGTGCCCCGCCACGCCTTCTGCGAGGGGCTGCTGCGCCGGCTGGGACGTCCGCTGGTCTCCACGTCGGCCAACCTTTCGGGCGAGCCGGCCCCAGCCTCGTTCGGGGACATTTCGCAGGAGATACGGGACGGGGTGGACTATGCGGTCGATCCCCGCTGCGAGGGCGATGCCACGGGGCGAGCCTCGTCGATCATTCTGCTGGGTGAAGGCGGGGAGGTGAAAATCATTCGGGAGTAA
- a CDS encoding YebC/PmpR family DNA-binding transcriptional regulator — translation MGRAFEYRKARKLKRWGNMARTFTKLGKEIEIAVKAGGPDPAGNSHLRLLIQNARAENMPKENVERAIKRATSKDTSDYKEMVYEGYAPFGIAMVIETATDNPTRTVANVRSYFNKAGGSLGTTGSLSFLFDHKCIFKINLPEGMDAEELELELIDFGVDEMYTDDEGKVMIYGPFEAYGKIQAYLEEHNIEILSGEFARLPTDTKEVTEEQRASIEKLIEKFEDDDDVVNVFHNMKETEEEE, via the coding sequence ATGGGAAGAGCTTTTGAATATCGCAAAGCGCGCAAGCTCAAACGCTGGGGCAACATGGCGCGCACGTTCACCAAACTGGGCAAGGAGATCGAAATCGCCGTGAAGGCCGGCGGTCCCGACCCCGCAGGGAACTCCCATCTTCGTCTGCTGATCCAGAACGCCCGGGCCGAAAACATGCCCAAGGAGAACGTCGAACGTGCCATCAAGCGCGCCACGTCCAAAGATACATCGGACTACAAGGAGATGGTCTACGAAGGATATGCCCCCTTCGGCATCGCCATGGTGATCGAAACCGCCACCGACAACCCCACCCGCACCGTAGCCAACGTGCGCAGCTACTTCAACAAGGCCGGCGGTTCGCTCGGCACGACCGGTTCGCTGAGTTTCCTCTTCGACCACAAATGCATCTTCAAGATCAACCTGCCCGAAGGTATGGATGCCGAGGAACTGGAGCTGGAGCTGATCGACTTCGGGGTGGACGAAATGTACACCGACGACGAAGGCAAGGTGATGATATACGGTCCGTTCGAAGCCTACGGAAAAATCCAGGCCTATCTGGAGGAACACAATATCGAGATTCTGAGCGGCGAGTTCGCCCGCCTGCCGACCGACACCAAGGAGGTGACCGAGGAACAGCGTGCCTCGATCGAAAAACTGATCGAAAAGTTCGAGGACGACGACGACGTGGTCAACGTCTTCCACAACATGAAGGAGACCGAAGAGGAGGAGTAA